A stretch of DNA from Manihot esculenta cultivar AM560-2 chromosome 7, M.esculenta_v8, whole genome shotgun sequence:
ttggcttgtgattcctcttttgatgttgaatttaattgcaactggaattcctcaagtgagagactctttcgtggctcttggaattgttttggtagtgattgagttgaatttggacttctgaaaactcaaaattcggtttcctgaacaattttccgctctgctgtattttctgctgtcattgtgatcggggcagtgatttgggcaaatcactggtccaatcactTTCTGCAAGTCTGTGCTATCTCTGCTAATGATCtaggcagtttctgcgagtgatttgggcaaatcactgacccaatcacttttcctgTTGCCtctaggtttctgcttcagcttgatttgggcagtgatttgggcaaatcactgatccaatcacttttctgtcattttctgcattttttctccatcttttcaatttcttccttttttacaaaaccataacaaaaacacaatttaagctagaaaaatgtgtaaataaacagtaaataatatattaaaaacatggttaaattatgtttgatcaatcaTCTGCAGAGAGTATGCCATGAGTAACTGCAATAGTCCTGGAGTAGCAAATGGATATATCCCTGTAAATCAACCtctgattagtgtttgattcaCCAGGAAAACTAGCTTGCTGCGGAGATTGTCAATAGTCCTTGACATGTTATTGCCATTAGACCATGTCTCCAGAAAAGCATGAGAAACATTTGCAACAATTCTTCCTGGTATTGTTGTAGTGATCATGTTCAGAGGATACTTCCTTTTAACAATAACTCGTTTAAGCAACTCTCCCCTGTCATTTAACACCTGAATTTCCTTGTTTACCTTGATTTTCAATTTAACAAATTTTCTAGTTGCATTTTTTTGAAATTGTATAAAGCTCTGGAACCTGAACTCCTGCAGAACAAGAGTAGTTAGGTTCCCTGCAGTTGATATAACCCATCCCTTGGATTCACTCCCTCCCTTCCCTTTTACCTCAAATGACCCATCAAGCCGCTTAACTTCTTTCCGGCTTTTCAAAGCAAGTGAAGGATTATGAGCAACCACGGTTCCTGCGGTGACAGAGGATGAGCCTTTATCTAACCAGATATGCAAATTTGCATCGACAAGCCAATATGGAATAACATTGCCTACTCCAACCCCAAATTCATGAACCTGACCATCCAAAACCTTCTCTAGAAAAGGTGTCACCTCAAAATCATAAGAAGGGAGATTAAAAGCACCAATAGAAACAACTGGTTTCCAAAACAAAGAATTAAACACAGATGTCAACACAACTGGGAATGGCAACTCTGAGCCTACACTAGCCCCATCTATTGTAACAAATACCTCTCTATAAGCGCCATTGCCTTGCAAAGATATATTGTTCATTCTCAGGTAGGAACTTGGTGGATTTGAGTACCAAGACTCATCATTTCCATGAAATGAAACATAAAGTTCCAGAACAGCACGGTGGGTGTTACACGGAACTAGGATTTGCTTTGAAGGCAAGtctatttcattttttattctgTACCAAAACCCAGTGTCTCCATCATCAGAAATTGGAACAATCAAGTCAGCAGGAGTATCATAGAAACTCAACACACCTTCCAGCACACTATCCCCATCTccatttgcttctttttctgctAAAATTGGAAGGCTCAGATCATTCCTGTTTAATGAAACAGTAATGGAGCTATTTTTGTAGAATAAGACAGTCACGCTGACATTGTAAACACCAGTGGAGACATTGTCAACAATACTTTGGAGAATCATTGTGAGATTAAGGTCTTCTTTTGCAAGAAGAGAGGAGTACCTAGTGATGTCCTTCTTGACCGTCCACGAGTTTCTTGATTTGTCGATGGTCAGCTTGGGTGTGATGGTGCGAAGCAGCTCTACGCCACCAAGCCATAACCCAGATATGTGATAAGAAGTGTCGTTGCTGCATCCAGCATTGAAACTGAGGACAATATATGTCCATGGAGAGGAGCAATCCGAGGGTGGAGAGtaaggagtggaaaagagaTAGTTCGTGGTGTTTGTTGGTGAAGCTGTGTTGGATAATTGGATGGGTGCATGATGGTGTCAAATGATCAGATGGTAGAGGAGGGGTGACTTCAAAGAATTCTTGGAATTCTTGCAAGTTGAGAGCGGCAGAGGGAGAGACTAGTGTGAGCAGAGTGAAGAGAAGTAGGCAGAGAAGAATGAGAACTGTCTTCATTTTCGAAGCAGGAGAATGCTTTCTTAGGTGTTTGATCTGTTATTTCAGGCTCTTTGTTATGCATATAAATGCACTAGATGGGGTCATAAATTATGCATGCCTTACCGAGCTCAGTATAATGTCTCTTAAAACAGCTAATTTGTACTTTTAGAGAAAAATAGTGTGAAGTAGAAACAGTTAGGATCTTTTTGTTTATGGTGTGGAATTCTGCAATTGCACAAATTCATTCTGCATGTGTACTTAGCTGACCTTCAGCATTAGGAATTAATTGAACAcctttcaaaattcaaatgcatGACTCATAATTTCTCAATTACACCAGAACATGCAAATTGTCTGTGAAACAAAAAATGCATCTGCagatcatacgaggactaatttTCACTACAAAATCCAATGCCTTTATAAGGTTAGTCATCTATTGATTTATACTAGTTGAGAATTTGGATATTATAGGCCTTGTATAGAATGCTAGAGAACTTTATCATGTTGGATGGATTGTAAAGAGGAAGGCAAAGAAGAGGGAGGAGGAGAAGGCAAGGAAGCTCCCCTGCTTACAAGAAACTGTGAAATGTCAGTGTAGCCAAGTGTTCTAGCCATGTAGAGTGGAGTAGCACCTCGGTTACTCATTGCATTAACATTAGCTCCTCTGCCGACCAACACCTCAACTGTCTCTAAACTGCCACCCTCCACGGCGAAATGCAGGGAGGAATGGCCTTCATTGTCCTGGCATTCCAAATCTACACCAAATTCAACTAGCATTGATACTATATCTTTGTGCCCTTTGATAGCTGCTGCATGCAAGGCTGTGAAGCCATATTGATCTTTGTAGTTTTTGTTTGCACCTTTCTTTAG
This window harbors:
- the LOC122724022 gene encoding peptide-N4-(N-acetyl-beta-glucosaminyl)asparagine amidase A-like is translated as MILQSIVDNVSTGVYNVSVTVLFYKNSSITVSLNRNDLSLPILAEKEANGDGDSVLEGVLSFYDTPADLIVPISDDGDTGFWYRIKNEIDLPSKQILVPCNTHRAVLELYVSFHGNDESWYSNPPSSYLRMNNISLQGNGAYREVFVTIDGASVGSELPFPVVLTSVFNSLFWKPVVSIGAFNLPSYDFEVTPFLEKVLDGQVHEFGVGVGNVIPYWLVDANLHIWLDKGSSSVTAGTVVAHNPSLALKSRKEVKRLDGSFEVKGKGGSESKGWVISTAGNLTTLVLQEFRFQSFIQFQKNATRKFVKLKIKVNKEIQVLNDRGELLKRVIVKRKYPLNMITTTIPGRIVANVSHAFLETWSNGNNMSRTIDNLRSKLVFLVNQTLIRG